A single window of Methylomarinum sp. Ch1-1 DNA harbors:
- a CDS encoding diguanylate cyclase yields MHKQNKDAFIRHVMMQHLAHLLPREIAEYLEQQDQLRSVDDDLATAIEDWNKKISVQSYWQGVFNDYEEKKYQALLERYKQALFGKRQLKINYEDLPEPVIFNPFGLVVRNSQYFFAGSYGDSQEPNLLPVNKLHALSLTESPALTPEADFDLEAFSETYLNHPVSPHLIKHLIVEFPEKSYFYVKSHPIRCKKFILSEPQGSPGYFNLEAFDVPNTIKLQRWLSGFHDDAQVLRPAFLRRQINRSYVDQLTNLYNRNAFDRLGQREVERYYRNNDCHFSLLVMDIDHFKTINDQHGHIFGDEVLVKVAECFRGYDAIRYGGEEFAVLLPETRAKQAHIAAERIRKNIERLSLKNDQRQPVPVTISIGIAEFPIHLSTSDRKILNAQKHSKSPHQSKSNLMTAITGQADKALYQAKGSGRNQSVIYQADLS; encoded by the coding sequence ATGCATAAACAGAATAAGGACGCCTTTATACGCCACGTCATGATGCAACATTTGGCCCATTTGTTGCCCCGTGAAATTGCCGAGTATTTAGAGCAGCAGGATCAGCTGCGCTCAGTGGACGACGATTTGGCGACGGCGATAGAGGATTGGAATAAAAAGATTTCCGTGCAGTCCTACTGGCAAGGAGTTTTCAATGATTATGAAGAAAAAAAATATCAAGCTTTGCTTGAACGCTATAAGCAGGCCCTGTTCGGCAAACGGCAATTAAAAATCAACTACGAAGATTTGCCGGAGCCGGTTATCTTCAATCCGTTCGGTCTGGTCGTCCGCAATTCCCAATATTTCTTCGCCGGCTCTTATGGTGACAGCCAAGAGCCAAATTTATTGCCGGTCAATAAACTGCATGCGCTGTCGCTGACCGAGTCCCCCGCCCTGACCCCGGAAGCTGATTTCGACCTCGAGGCGTTTTCCGAAACCTATTTGAACCATCCGGTCTCGCCCCATCTGATTAAACACCTGATCGTCGAGTTTCCGGAGAAATCGTATTTCTACGTCAAATCCCATCCCATCCGCTGTAAAAAATTCATCCTCAGCGAGCCGCAAGGATCGCCTGGTTACTTCAATCTGGAAGCTTTTGATGTCCCCAACACCATCAAATTGCAGCGCTGGCTGTCCGGGTTCCACGATGATGCTCAGGTTTTGAGGCCTGCTTTTTTAAGGCGACAAATCAACCGTTCCTATGTCGACCAACTGACCAATCTTTATAACCGCAATGCCTTTGACCGCTTGGGGCAGCGTGAAGTAGAACGCTATTACCGTAACAACGATTGCCATTTCTCGTTGCTGGTGATGGATATCGATCACTTTAAAACCATCAATGACCAGCACGGCCATATCTTCGGCGATGAAGTATTGGTCAAAGTCGCCGAATGCTTCAGGGGCTATGACGCCATACGCTATGGCGGCGAGGAGTTTGCGGTGTTATTGCCCGAAACGCGCGCCAAACAGGCGCATATCGCCGCCGAACGGATCAGAAAGAACATCGAACGATTATCGTTAAAGAATGATCAGCGCCAGCCCGTTCCGGTCACGATCAGTATCGGCATAGCCGAGTTCCCAATCCACCTGTCGACATCCGATCGGAAGATTCTCAATGCGCAGAAGCACAGTAAATCCCCCCATCAATCGAAAAGCAACCTGATGACGGCGATCACCGGCCAGGCCGACAAGGCGCTCTACCAAGCCAAGGGGTCAGGCCGCAACCAGAGCGTGATTTACCAAGCCGACTTGTCCTGA
- the rfbD gene encoding dTDP-4-dehydrorhamnose reductase: MKILISGCQGQVGWELMRALLPLGDVVALSRRQFDLTEPEKICAAIRDIGPDVLVNAAAYTAVDQAEQESELAQTINASAPGWMAEEMKKRQGLIIHYSTDYVFDGCSDRPYRETDSPKPINVYGKTKLAGEMAIRESGADHVVLRTSWVYAARGRNFLKTILRLAAEREELSIVADQNGSPTWARLIAETSAHILKQSVLEKKQGLFESDLYHLTSSGATSWHGFAEAIIAMARQRDDFKVKTRRLEAIPTSAYPLPAQRPLNSRLDVSKLEQKFGLHMPHWQDALSFCLQEV, translated from the coding sequence ATGAAGATATTGATCTCCGGATGTCAGGGTCAAGTCGGTTGGGAACTGATGCGGGCTTTGTTGCCGTTAGGCGACGTGGTCGCCCTGTCACGGCGGCAATTTGACCTGACCGAGCCTGAGAAAATATGTGCCGCGATACGCGATATCGGCCCCGATGTGCTGGTTAATGCGGCCGCCTATACCGCCGTCGACCAGGCCGAACAGGAAAGCGAGTTGGCGCAAACCATCAACGCTTCGGCGCCTGGCTGGATGGCCGAGGAGATGAAAAAAAGGCAAGGCTTGATCATCCATTATTCCACCGATTATGTGTTCGATGGTTGCTCGGACAGGCCTTATCGGGAAACCGATAGTCCAAAGCCGATCAATGTCTACGGCAAAACGAAACTGGCCGGCGAAATGGCGATCAGGGAGAGCGGCGCCGATCATGTTGTTTTGAGGACATCCTGGGTTTATGCGGCCAGGGGACGTAATTTTCTAAAAACCATACTTAGACTGGCGGCCGAACGCGAAGAATTAAGCATTGTAGCCGACCAGAACGGCAGTCCGACATGGGCGAGATTAATTGCCGAAACCAGCGCGCATATTCTCAAGCAATCCGTCCTAGAGAAAAAACAGGGATTGTTCGAGTCGGATCTTTATCATCTGACCTCCAGCGGCGCCACAAGTTGGCATGGCTTTGCCGAGGCGATTATCGCCATGGCCAGACAGAGAGATGACTTCAAGGTCAAAACCCGTCGTCTCGAAGCAATCCCCACTTCGGCTTATCCGTTGCCGGCGCAACGGCCGTTAAATTCAAGGCTGGATGTTTCTAAACTGGAACAAAAGTTCGGTTTGCACATGCCGCATTGGCAAGACGCCTTGAGCTTTTGTCTGCAGGAAGTTTGA